In Xylanibacter ruminicola 23, a single genomic region encodes these proteins:
- a CDS encoding carbon-nitrogen hydrolase, with product MRELKVGFLQQHNTADTKDNILRLGEGITDLAKRGAQLIVLQELHNTLYFCQTEDVDLFDLAETIPGPSTKLYCELAKKCGVVIVASLFEKRAPGLYHNTAVVIESNGEIVGKYRKMHIPDDPAYYEKFYFTPGDLGFHPIQTSVGKLGVLVCWDQWYPEAARLMAMQGAEMLIYPTAIGYADNDTPEEQQRQRMAWQTVMRGHAVANGLPVIAVNRVGFEPDSSGQTAGIQFWGTSFVAGPQGEIIYEASTDDEESIVVEMDMDRSEQVRRWWPFLRDRRIDAYGDITKRFID from the coding sequence ATGAGAGAGTTAAAAGTGGGTTTTTTGCAGCAGCATAATACTGCTGACACCAAGGACAATATCCTGAGATTGGGTGAGGGGATCACCGATCTGGCAAAACGTGGTGCGCAACTCATTGTACTGCAGGAGTTGCATAATACGCTTTACTTCTGTCAGACGGAAGATGTGGATCTGTTCGATTTGGCCGAGACAATTCCTGGTCCATCTACTAAGTTGTACTGTGAGTTGGCAAAGAAGTGTGGCGTGGTTATCGTTGCTTCGTTATTCGAAAAACGCGCCCCAGGTTTATATCATAACACAGCCGTAGTCATCGAGAGTAATGGCGAGATTGTGGGTAAGTATCGTAAGATGCATATTCCCGATGATCCTGCTTATTACGAGAAGTTCTACTTTACGCCAGGTGACTTGGGATTCCATCCTATCCAGACCTCGGTGGGAAAATTAGGCGTGTTGGTATGTTGGGATCAGTGGTATCCTGAAGCTGCCCGTCTGATGGCGATGCAGGGTGCCGAGATGCTCATCTATCCTACTGCTATTGGTTATGCCGATAATGATACCCCCGAAGAGCAGCAACGCCAGCGTATGGCTTGGCAGACAGTGATGCGTGGCCATGCTGTGGCCAACGGTTTGCCAGTGATTGCTGTTAATCGTGTTGGTTTCGAACCCGATTCTTCTGGTCAGACTGCTGGCATCCAGTTCTGGGGCACCTCGTTTGTAGCCGGCCCTCAGGGTGAGATTATCTACGAGGCGTCAACTGATGATGAGGAGAGCATCGTGGTAGAGATGGATATGGACCGTTCTGAGCAGGTGCGCCGTTGGTGGCCCTTCTTGCGTGATCGCCGTATCGATGCCTATGGTGACATCACGAAGCGTTTCATCGATTAA
- a CDS encoding glycosyltransferase family 4 protein: MRLIYVTDAFAVWGGLERVLADKMNYLSKCYGYDVILMTVFHGEHTIPFSLNPRINHIDVGVMLHKQYEYSGIKRYLVHRRLFVQLKDKIQKTLLQINGDIIVCAKLDFVGVLNEVRGRIPLIVESHTLCKADYYEKCGLLRRLHIMDYKLQVQKADAVVALTAGDAKDWQLYNKNVFVIPNVVHVNESYNYSECVEKRIIFVGRFTKQKDFKSLLKIWSLVFSRHQDWTLDVYTDGELHAPGVRVFKPVADIMEKYRNSSILLLTSSFEPFGLVLSEAMSCGLPVVSFDCPYGPADIITDGVDGFLIKNRDVQAFADRVCQLIKDKELRVRMGQEAIKSSQRYRADVIMPKWKELFESLCRKE; this comes from the coding sequence ATGAGACTAATTTATGTAACGGATGCCTTTGCGGTATGGGGGGGACTGGAGAGAGTTCTGGCAGATAAGATGAACTATCTGTCAAAATGCTATGGTTATGATGTCATTCTTATGACAGTTTTTCATGGAGAGCATACAATCCCATTTTCATTGAATCCTAGGATTAATCATATAGATGTGGGTGTTATGTTACATAAACAGTATGAGTATAGTGGAATTAAACGCTACCTTGTACATAGGCGATTATTCGTCCAACTGAAAGATAAAATCCAGAAGACATTGCTTCAGATTAATGGTGATATTATTGTTTGTGCTAAGTTGGATTTTGTTGGAGTGTTGAATGAGGTTAGGGGAAGAATTCCTTTGATAGTAGAATCTCATACACTATGCAAGGCTGATTATTATGAAAAGTGTGGCTTGCTTAGAAGACTTCATATCATGGATTACAAGCTTCAAGTCCAAAAGGCTGATGCTGTAGTTGCACTGACAGCGGGAGATGCAAAAGATTGGCAATTGTATAATAAAAATGTATTCGTGATACCCAATGTCGTACATGTAAATGAGTCATATAACTATAGTGAATGTGTTGAGAAAAGAATTATTTTTGTTGGCAGGTTTACTAAACAAAAGGATTTTAAAAGCTTATTAAAAATCTGGTCATTAGTTTTTTCGAGACATCAAGATTGGACTCTTGATGTCTATACAGATGGAGAACTTCATGCCCCTGGTGTTCGCGTTTTTAAGCCTGTTGCTGATATTATGGAGAAGTATCGTAATAGTTCCATATTATTATTAACTTCGTCTTTCGAACCATTTGGCTTAGTGCTTTCTGAAGCAATGAGTTGCGGACTACCTGTTGTTTCTTTCGATTGCCCTTATGGACCGGCTGATATTATTACGGATGGGGTGGATGGCTTTTTAATCAAGAATCGTGATGTTCAGGCGTTTGCTGATCGGGTTTGTCAATTGATTAAGGATAAGGAACTTCGTGTACGAATGGGACAGGAAGCCATCAAATCGTCACAACGCTATCGGGCAGATGTTATTATGCCGAAATGGAAGGAGCTTTTTGAGAGCCTTTGCCGAAAAGAATAG
- a CDS encoding glycosyltransferase produces the protein MAWYDKYMAIYGKKLCEIPQVVVEDIRFRLSDIQSDNPLISIVVIAYNEECRLTSCLWSLADMQLSYPVEIIGVNNNSADKTEDIYKSLGVQYYNEMRQSPGYARKCGLDHARGKFYFCIDADTIYPKNYVDLMMKELLKPNVSCISAFWSFYPDENHSRFGLFFFEMIRDMFLFVQHFKRPELCVRGMVFAFNADYARQVTIRTDIRRGEDGSLALSLKPFGKIAFLYNRKARPVTGYGTLGSQSLWQSFVEHVKVQGKGLSRIFYKKDHYEDSDDNLVKRG, from the coding sequence ATGGCTTGGTACGATAAATACATGGCAATTTACGGGAAAAAATTATGTGAGATTCCTCAAGTAGTAGTTGAAGACATCCGTTTTCGATTGTCAGATATACAAAGTGATAATCCTTTGATTAGCATTGTGGTGATAGCATATAATGAAGAATGTAGGTTAACATCTTGCCTTTGGTCTTTAGCTGATATGCAACTGTCATATCCAGTAGAAATCATTGGAGTGAATAATAATTCAGCTGATAAGACCGAGGATATATATAAATCGCTCGGAGTCCAATACTATAATGAAATGAGACAGAGTCCTGGTTATGCGAGAAAATGTGGTTTAGATCATGCTCGAGGGAAGTTTTATTTTTGTATTGATGCCGATACTATCTATCCTAAGAATTATGTGGATTTGATGATGAAAGAACTATTGAAACCAAATGTGTCTTGCATCAGTGCCTTTTGGAGTTTCTACCCTGATGAAAACCATTCTCGATTTGGTTTGTTCTTTTTTGAAATGATTCGCGATATGTTCTTGTTCGTTCAACATTTCAAGCGTCCAGAACTTTGTGTTCGTGGAATGGTATTCGCATTTAATGCCGATTATGCCCGTCAAGTTACGATTCGTACAGATATTCGTCGTGGCGAAGATGGTTCCTTGGCTTTGTCTTTAAAACCATTTGGTAAGATTGCTTTCCTTTATAATCGTAAAGCTCGCCCTGTTACAGGGTATGGAACTCTTGGCTCCCAATCTTTGTGGCAGAGTTTTGTTGAGCATGTCAAGGTCCAGGGAAAAGGCTTGTCTCGTATTTTCTATAAAAAAGACCATTATGAGGATAGTGACGATAATTTGGTAAAAAGGGGATGA
- a CDS encoding agmatine deiminase family protein, with translation MSIEKNNATKQWRLPAEWEPQSMVQLTWPHAKTDWAPMLDEITETYEEMAREISKREPLLIVAPKNVGSTVNYQLSTINSNDTWARDHGFITLVDDQGDARLLDFCFNGWGEKFESELDNAINRRIYDEGKVKGEYVDCLDFVLEGGSIESDGQGTIFTTSCCLLAPHRNQPMTKAEIEARLKRDLCSERVLWIDYGHLVGDDTDGHIDTLVRIAPNDTLLYIGCDDETDEHYEDLKKMEEQLKTFRTMAGKPYKLVKLPMPRAIFDEGERLPATYANYLILNGAVLVPTYNQPDLDAEALKLIGEAHEGREVVGIDCRSIIKQHGSLHCCTMQYPKL, from the coding sequence ATGAGCATAGAAAAAAATAACGCAACAAAACAGTGGCGTCTACCTGCTGAATGGGAGCCACAATCAATGGTGCAGCTAACTTGGCCGCATGCAAAAACAGACTGGGCACCCATGCTCGATGAAATCACTGAGACTTACGAAGAAATGGCTCGCGAAATATCAAAACGTGAACCTCTTCTCATAGTTGCTCCTAAGAATGTTGGCTCAACTGTCAACTATCAATTGTCAACTATCAATTCGAACGATACTTGGGCGCGCGATCATGGTTTCATTACATTGGTTGATGATCAAGGTGATGCTCGCTTGTTGGATTTCTGCTTTAATGGTTGGGGCGAAAAGTTTGAGTCTGAGTTAGATAATGCCATTAATCGTCGTATCTATGATGAAGGTAAGGTTAAAGGCGAATATGTGGATTGTCTGGACTTCGTACTCGAAGGTGGTTCGATTGAGAGCGATGGTCAGGGTACCATTTTTACTACCTCTTGTTGCTTGTTGGCTCCTCATCGTAATCAGCCAATGACAAAAGCTGAAATCGAAGCGCGACTAAAGCGTGACCTTTGCTCAGAGCGTGTGCTATGGATCGATTATGGTCATTTGGTAGGTGATGATACTGATGGACATATCGATACTTTGGTCCGTATTGCCCCTAACGACACCTTATTATATATAGGGTGCGATGATGAGACTGATGAGCACTACGAAGATTTGAAGAAGATGGAAGAACAACTCAAGACCTTCCGTACCATGGCTGGTAAACCCTATAAGTTGGTGAAGTTACCTATGCCACGAGCTATCTTTGACGAAGGTGAGCGTCTGCCAGCTACCTATGCTAATTATTTAATATTGAATGGTGCTGTATTAGTGCCTACTTATAACCAGCCCGATCTTGATGCTGAGGCTCTGAAATTGATTGGTGAGGCCCACGAGGGTAGGGAGGTTGTAGGTATCGATTGTAGAAGTATCATTAAGCAGCATGGTTCACTCCATTGCTGCACCATGCAATATCCAAAATTATGA
- a CDS encoding nucleotidyltransferase family protein has protein sequence MIRKLFFELMQVSVGQLDCVSRFPEPDEWKKLFELAKRHTVAGICYHGITKLFDYGLVAPQELSLDWMAEAEDIKEQNRGRSRRLVTLQDELHSHHLRSSVVTGPGLVRFYDRELQPLRYTKGVDLYVFGYKNQVDLNQWADINVRIHTELHAGKSSQRNTRLEKWMLQNNDLMFRKAGELTVPSHAMTIVLQIVHLYNFFLEKRLQMRNLMDLFYVLRFGDGSGKLFQFSQTTIDGEIKELGLTRFSQGTMWLMKEIFNLDTNHMPVEPLEEEGQYILSEMMGDGFTFHNWWHKLWYYTCQNLT, from the coding sequence ATGATAAGGAAACTATTTTTCGAATTAATGCAGGTTTCTGTGGGCCAGCTGGATTGTGTAAGCAGATTTCCAGAGCCCGATGAATGGAAGAAATTGTTCGAACTTGCCAAGCGTCACACGGTTGCTGGTATCTGTTATCATGGTATCACCAAACTATTCGACTACGGTTTGGTGGCTCCTCAGGAGTTATCGCTCGACTGGATGGCTGAGGCAGAGGATATCAAAGAACAGAATCGCGGCAGGAGTCGCAGACTAGTTACACTACAAGACGAGCTACACTCGCACCATCTACGTTCATCGGTGGTTACGGGACCAGGCTTGGTTCGTTTCTACGACCGTGAGCTACAACCACTTCGCTATACCAAGGGGGTTGATCTCTATGTATTCGGCTATAAGAATCAGGTTGACCTGAACCAATGGGCCGACATCAATGTACGTATTCATACCGAACTGCACGCAGGCAAATCATCTCAACGTAACACCCGACTTGAAAAATGGATGTTGCAGAACAACGACCTGATGTTTCGCAAAGCAGGCGAACTGACTGTGCCCTCGCATGCCATGACAATTGTTCTTCAGATTGTTCATCTATATAACTTTTTTTTAGAGAAGCGTTTACAGATGCGCAACCTCATGGACCTGTTCTATGTACTCCGTTTTGGTGATGGTAGCGGTAAACTGTTCCAATTCTCGCAGACTACGATTGATGGCGAGATCAAAGAATTAGGATTGACTCGTTTTTCACAAGGAACTATGTGGTTGATGAAAGAGATATTTAATCTTGACACTAATCACATGCCTGTTGAGCCACTAGAGGAAGAAGGTCAGTATATCCTGAGCGAAATGATGGGCGATGGTTTCACCTTCCATAACTGGTGGCACAAACTCTGGTACTATACCTGTCAAAACCTGACTTAG
- a CDS encoding ABC transporter ATP-binding protein → MLEVKDATIAVSGKVLVKNLSFIADDGKITCITGPEGSGKTTFLRTLMGFLPVTDGFVSVDGELLTVQSAPAFRKMMCYLPQNIHLLRNQLYQPLSPQVEAEEYGVWNSELPSVAEIPETEPLSPEEVLRLASITIAEATNKPILVADEPASHLSPELTPKILQLLQQQAAQGKCVLIASRNPQLITYAHHVIDLNQFQI, encoded by the coding sequence ATGTTAGAGGTTAAAGACGCGACAATAGCCGTTTCGGGAAAGGTTTTGGTAAAGAACCTGTCCTTTATAGCGGACGATGGAAAAATCACATGCATCACGGGCCCAGAAGGTTCGGGCAAGACTACTTTCCTGCGTACCCTAATGGGATTCCTACCTGTAACCGATGGTTTTGTGAGTGTGGATGGAGAATTGTTGACGGTACAATCTGCGCCTGCTTTCCGAAAGATGATGTGCTATCTACCTCAGAACATCCACCTGTTGCGTAACCAACTATACCAACCGCTATCGCCACAAGTAGAAGCTGAAGAGTATGGTGTTTGGAATAGCGAGTTACCATCTGTTGCTGAAATACCAGAGACAGAGCCATTGTCGCCCGAAGAGGTGCTACGTTTGGCAAGCATAACCATAGCAGAGGCAACCAACAAGCCGATTCTGGTGGCAGACGAACCAGCCTCGCACCTCTCGCCAGAGTTAACACCCAAAATACTACAGTTATTACAACAGCAAGCAGCACAAGGCAAATGCGTTTTGATAGCCAGTCGCAACCCGCAACTTATAACATATGCCCATCATGTAATTGATTTAAACCAGTTTCAGATATGA
- a CDS encoding glutamine synthetase III encodes MSNQLRFQVVEEAFKKKAVEVKTPAERPSEYFGKYVFTREKMYKYLPITVYNKLIDVIDNGARLDRSIADEVAEGMKKWAQEMGATHYTHWFQPLTEGTAEKHDAFVEHDGKGGMVENFSGKLLVQQEPDASSFPNGGIRNTFEARGYSAWDPTSPVFIIDDTLCIPTIFIAYTGEALDYKAPLLRSLHAVNKAATDVCQYFYNDVAKVQVNLGWEQEYFLVDEGLYSARPDLMLTGRTLMGHESAKNQQMDDHYFGTIPDRVQAFMKDLEIQALELAIPCKTRHNEVAPNQFELAPIFEECNLAVDHNMLLMSLMKKVARKHGFRVLLHEKPFDGINGSGKHNNWSLSTDSGVLLHAPGKTPEENLRFVTFIVETLMGVYKHNGLLKASIVSATNAHRLGGNEAPPAIISSFLGKQLTELLDHIELSDKDDLFTIKGKQGMEIDIPQIPDLIIDNTDRNRTSPFAFTGNRFEFRAPGSSSNCASAMIALNSAVAEALQNFKHRVDKRIAKGESKLSAIVDILREDIKTCKPIRFDGNGYSDEWVAEAAKRGLDVEKSTPKIIEHYLDKDSVKMFESVKVMNRKELEARNEVKWETYVKTVQIEARVMGDLSMNHIIPVSTHYQSQLIKNVQGMKDVFAKAEAERLSARNMKLIKEIAERTERIEQLVDDLTEARRVANRIYNIHERAMSYHDTVCPKMDAIRYEIDHLEMIVEDGLWSLPKYRELLFIR; translated from the coding sequence ATGTCAAATCAACTTAGATTCCAGGTTGTAGAAGAGGCTTTTAAGAAAAAAGCTGTAGAGGTTAAAACGCCTGCAGAGCGTCCCTCAGAGTATTTCGGTAAGTATGTGTTCACCCGTGAGAAGATGTATAAGTATCTGCCCATTACGGTGTACAACAAACTGATTGATGTCATAGATAATGGCGCCCGTTTGGACCGTTCGATTGCCGACGAAGTGGCCGAAGGTATGAAGAAATGGGCACAGGAAATGGGAGCAACCCATTACACGCACTGGTTCCAGCCATTAACTGAGGGTACTGCCGAGAAGCACGACGCCTTTGTGGAGCACGATGGTAAAGGTGGTATGGTAGAGAACTTCAGTGGCAAACTGCTGGTTCAGCAGGAACCTGATGCGTCAAGCTTCCCTAATGGCGGTATCCGTAATACTTTCGAGGCTCGTGGTTATTCTGCCTGGGATCCTACATCGCCTGTGTTCATTATCGACGATACACTCTGTATCCCTACTATTTTTATTGCTTATACTGGTGAGGCGCTCGATTATAAAGCACCATTGCTCCGTTCGCTGCATGCTGTTAACAAAGCTGCTACCGATGTGTGCCAGTATTTCTACAATGATGTGGCTAAGGTGCAGGTAAACTTAGGTTGGGAGCAGGAGTACTTCCTGGTAGATGAGGGTTTGTATTCGGCACGTCCCGACCTGATGCTTACTGGTCGTACCCTGATGGGACATGAGAGTGCCAAGAACCAGCAGATGGACGACCACTATTTCGGAACTATCCCTGATCGTGTGCAGGCCTTCATGAAGGATTTGGAAATCCAGGCACTCGAGTTGGCTATTCCTTGTAAGACCCGTCATAACGAGGTAGCACCTAACCAGTTTGAGTTGGCACCAATCTTCGAGGAGTGTAACTTGGCTGTCGATCATAACATGCTGCTGATGTCGCTGATGAAGAAGGTGGCTCGTAAGCATGGCTTCCGTGTGTTGCTGCACGAAAAACCATTCGATGGCATTAATGGTAGTGGTAAGCACAATAACTGGAGTCTTTCTACCGATAGTGGCGTGCTGCTTCATGCGCCTGGTAAAACACCTGAGGAGAATCTGCGCTTTGTAACTTTCATTGTCGAGACCTTGATGGGTGTATATAAGCACAACGGACTGTTGAAGGCTTCAATCGTCAGTGCTACCAATGCACATCGTTTGGGTGGTAACGAGGCACCTCCTGCTATTATCAGTTCATTCCTGGGTAAGCAGCTTACTGAGTTGCTCGATCATATTGAACTTTCAGATAAGGACGATCTCTTTACTATTAAGGGTAAGCAGGGCATGGAGATCGATATTCCACAGATTCCTGATCTGATTATCGATAATACCGACCGTAACCGCACATCGCCATTTGCCTTTACGGGTAATCGCTTCGAGTTCCGTGCACCAGGTTCTTCCTCAAACTGCGCTTCAGCCATGATTGCACTTAACTCGGCTGTGGCTGAGGCTTTGCAGAACTTCAAGCATCGTGTGGACAAGCGTATTGCCAAGGGTGAGAGCAAGCTTTCGGCTATTGTTGATATCCTGCGTGAGGACATTAAGACCTGTAAGCCAATCCGTTTTGATGGTAATGGCTATAGCGACGAGTGGGTGGCCGAGGCTGCCAAGCGTGGTCTGGATGTCGAGAAGTCAACACCAAAGATTATTGAGCACTATCTGGATAAGGACAGCGTGAAGATGTTCGAGTCGGTAAAGGTGATGAATCGTAAGGAGTTAGAGGCTCGTAACGAGGTGAAGTGGGAGACCTACGTGAAGACTGTTCAGATTGAGGCTCGTGTGATGGGCGACCTGTCGATGAACCATATCATCCCTGTGAGCACACACTATCAGAGTCAGCTCATTAAGAATGTACAGGGTATGAAGGATGTGTTTGCAAAGGCTGAGGCTGAGCGTTTGTCTGCCCGTAATATGAAACTGATTAAGGAGATTGCTGAGCGTACCGAGCGTATCGAGCAGTTGGTTGATGATCTCACAGAGGCTCGTCGTGTGGCTAATCGAATCTACAATATCCATGAGCGTGCCATGAGCTATCATGATACCGTTTGTCCTAAGATGGATGCCATCCGTTATGAGATCGACCATCTTGAGATGATTGTTGAGGACGGTCTGTGGTCATTACCCAAGTACCGTGAGTTGTTGTTTATCAGATAA
- a CDS encoding acyltransferase family protein produces MAKQRIEYIDVMRGFTMILVVFAHVCHFCLGDSRMGYNAVFILFRLPCFFMISGWLFESVAQRPFKEVAKHKAMVQLLPTFIFLLLLAPPPEFFHQLGALKGGYWFTFALFEYFILYMLMIRISRKWTPLMAVALTIGTFLYARYYDSLRSTADGYQLWLIDFFGFLSVTTWRLFLFFYLGTCIRRYFDTFIRWTDKPVVIVLITAVFAMIASTSHHDNLMFEMFRFYVGGITGMVMVFTFFRLSASWLKRWHISQPLQYVGKRTLDIYLLHFFFLPRFLMVYSPKLAAFDSRFVEFWVILAVSLIVLALTLIASYTIRLSPFLGHYLFGVKYDKTA; encoded by the coding sequence ATGGCAAAACAACGAATTGAATACATTGATGTGATGCGAGGATTTACGATGATTCTCGTAGTGTTTGCGCATGTGTGCCATTTCTGTTTGGGTGATTCGAGAATGGGCTATAATGCGGTGTTTATTCTCTTTCGTTTGCCATGTTTTTTTATGATTAGCGGATGGTTGTTCGAGTCGGTAGCTCAGCGTCCGTTTAAAGAGGTTGCAAAACATAAAGCGATGGTACAGTTACTACCCACCTTTATTTTCCTGCTACTTTTGGCACCACCACCAGAGTTCTTTCATCAGTTGGGGGCACTTAAAGGTGGTTATTGGTTTACCTTTGCACTTTTTGAGTATTTTATTCTTTATATGCTGATGATACGTATCAGCAGGAAGTGGACACCGTTGATGGCGGTGGCGTTAACTATTGGAACATTCTTATATGCCCGATATTACGATAGTCTTCGTTCTACAGCCGATGGCTATCAATTGTGGTTGATTGATTTCTTTGGTTTCCTGAGTGTAACCACATGGCGTCTTTTCTTATTCTTTTATTTAGGTACCTGTATCAGACGATATTTCGATACTTTTATTCGATGGACGGATAAACCTGTTGTAATCGTATTAATCACTGCGGTTTTTGCAATGATAGCTTCCACCTCGCATCATGACAATCTGATGTTCGAGATGTTCAGGTTTTATGTCGGGGGCATTACAGGTATGGTTATGGTTTTTACGTTCTTCCGACTTTCTGCCTCATGGCTTAAACGTTGGCATATCTCACAGCCTTTGCAATACGTGGGAAAGCGAACATTGGATATCTATCTGTTGCATTTCTTCTTCTTGCCACGATTCCTGATGGTTTATTCGCCGAAATTGGCCGCTTTTGATAGTCGTTTTGTTGAGTTTTGGGTGATACTTGCTGTATCACTGATTGTTCTGGCGCTAACCTTGATTGCCAGCTATACTATTCGCCTGAGTCCTTTCTTGGGGCATTATTTGTTTGGCGTAAAGTACGACAAGACGGCCTAA
- a CDS encoding acyltransferase family protein gives MNRINWIDWAKAFCMTVVVFCHLPQQEDTFYLQFLASVILSTFFFVSGYLKKRGLTVKESSKKYGYALLIPYIIYNVIYYPYWFVKFYIEHGGITWGDAVKPIIGTLLGQLNSSFSCELNGVTWFLIALFIMHILTDVLNKSKHGKTIMLILSIITMILYGTNKYYHYAPYITYHGLIRCLCFFFMGNLFQQKGWLQTHNIRKDIVIGTTALLFSLILFYWHIHEDRFILHIILYYVVNFISMYAFIYLSKSLNNIKSRLITLISIGTMLIFGLHRIMIGIIDFGIETFLHRPNIIYNWYECLIIAFVIEIVLLPIIIYRSK, from the coding sequence ATGAACCGAATTAATTGGATAGATTGGGCAAAAGCATTCTGCATGACGGTAGTGGTATTCTGCCACCTACCCCAGCAAGAAGACACTTTTTATCTGCAGTTTTTAGCCTCAGTCATCCTCTCAACGTTCTTCTTCGTATCAGGCTATCTGAAGAAGAGGGGCCTAACAGTCAAAGAGTCTTCCAAGAAATACGGCTATGCACTCTTGATTCCTTATATTATATATAATGTAATATATTACCCCTATTGGTTCGTCAAATTCTACATAGAGCATGGCGGCATAACCTGGGGGGATGCTGTAAAACCCATTATCGGCACGCTATTGGGACAACTAAACAGTAGTTTTTCCTGTGAGCTCAATGGTGTTACCTGGTTTCTTATTGCCTTATTCATCATGCATATCCTAACAGATGTGCTCAATAAGAGCAAACATGGCAAAACCATCATGCTGATACTTTCCATCATCACCATGATTCTCTATGGTACCAACAAGTACTATCACTATGCCCCATACATTACCTATCACGGATTGATACGTTGCCTCTGCTTCTTCTTTATGGGCAACCTCTTCCAACAGAAAGGTTGGCTCCAAACACATAATATACGAAAAGATATAGTCATCGGCACCACTGCCCTATTATTCAGCCTCATCTTATTCTATTGGCATATCCACGAAGACAGATTCATTCTCCACATTATACTATATTATGTGGTAAACTTCATATCTATGTATGCTTTCATATACCTATCAAAGTCGCTCAACAACATCAAAAGCAGACTGATAACACTGATTTCCATTGGCACCATGCTTATCTTTGGCCTCCACCGAATAATGATTGGCATCATCGATTTCGGGATAGAGACTTTTCTCCATCGTCCAAACATCATTTACAATTGGTACGAATGCCTTATCATAGCATTCGTGATAGAAATCGTGCTATTGCCCATCATCATCTACAGGAGTAAATGA
- a CDS encoding glycosyltransferase family 2 protein produces the protein MPVYKVEAYIERCIKSVATQEGIGSAYNLECILVDDCTPDKSMEIAKGAIKPYESIHFICLRNEMNKGRSVACNIGLEYATGEYIMFIDSDDYILPNCLKTFADEIIINPAIDMVVGSTIIKNKTDIKKKRIIGR, from the coding sequence ATCCCTGTATATAAGGTTGAAGCCTATATTGAACGATGCATAAAATCTGTGGCCACCCAGGAAGGCATCGGATCTGCATACAATTTGGAATGCATTCTGGTAGATGACTGTACCCCCGACAAAAGTATGGAAATTGCGAAGGGAGCCATTAAGCCATACGAGAGCATCCATTTTATCTGTCTTAGAAATGAGATGAACAAGGGACGTTCAGTAGCCTGTAATATTGGCTTAGAATACGCCACTGGCGAATATATCATGTTTATAGACAGTGATGATTATATACTCCCCAATTGTCTCAAAACATTTGCAGATGAAATTATTATAAACCCGGCAATTGACATGGTGGTTGGAAGCACAATCATCAAAAACAAAACCGATATCAAAAAAAAGAGAATTATTGGAAGGTAA
- a CDS encoding ABC transporter permease yields MTTTLILHTILALLLLILPFGALYLLDRPTMKPLAVALTKGFVQLLIFSLIAWGVYKVDNIWLSIGWLLVIAVWAGFLVINKCKLTIQSYLFPTSAGLFVGVLLIGLWLLVAVLPIDHISARWFIPVMAVLLGHSSAMQVRGLGNFVTMSQRNRGQYDFMLGNGASQWQALVPFMRTSLLAILSPTIANLSALALASLPLLFCGMLLGGFAPINAFAMMVYAVLGCIASSVSALGITLVIIKYIHRLS; encoded by the coding sequence ATGACTACAACATTGATACTACATACCATTTTAGCACTTTTGCTACTAATTTTACCTTTTGGAGCACTTTATTTGTTAGACCGCCCCACCATGAAACCACTCGCCGTGGCATTAACGAAAGGATTTGTGCAGTTACTCATCTTTTCGCTGATTGCATGGGGCGTATATAAGGTAGATAACATCTGGCTATCCATTGGATGGCTATTAGTGATTGCTGTATGGGCAGGATTCTTGGTTATCAACAAATGCAAGCTGACCATCCAAAGTTATCTTTTCCCAACAAGTGCAGGACTATTTGTTGGCGTGTTATTGATTGGACTATGGCTTTTGGTAGCAGTTCTACCTATCGATCATATATCTGCCCGTTGGTTTATACCTGTCATGGCGGTACTATTGGGACATTCGTCAGCTATGCAAGTAAGAGGTCTCGGCAATTTTGTAACGATGTCGCAACGCAACCGCGGGCAATATGATTTTATGTTAGGTAATGGTGCATCGCAATGGCAAGCCCTGGTACCTTTTATGCGCACCAGTCTGTTAGCCATTCTGTCGCCAACTATCGCCAACCTTTCTGCATTAGCATTAGCCTCTCTCCCACTATTGTTCTGTGGTATGCTTCTAGGTGGTTTTGCCCCCATCAATGCTTTTGCCATGATGGTTTATGCCGTACTGGGATGTATTGCATCATCGGTATCGGCATTAGGAATTACATTGGTTATCATTAAGTACATCCATCGATTATCATGA